Proteins co-encoded in one Anabaena sphaerica FACHB-251 genomic window:
- a CDS encoding Rieske 2Fe-2S domain-containing protein, whose amino-acid sequence MSNSIIQSEASPQVPSPTITTEALPAGGLDPERFDWQEVWYPVHYVEDLDKSQPTRFTLLERDLVLWWDNKQQMWRAFLDQCPHRLAPLSEGRINEDGLLECPYHGWAFSGTGKCSIIPQQVEGGKAEVSQRACVASFPTTVRQGMLFVYPGTAENAAKTKVPIVDILDEEPDGWICLNTFRDIPYDALTLMENVLDSSHIPYTHHRTVGNRANVSPVELEVVESGKWGFKGVWEQGPRKGTLGKQYTTFIAPGLMWHDLTSKQFGRTLTVVYATPIRKGECRLFAIFPFKFSSKIPGLFLQLTPRWYSHLGQNSVLEDDQIFLHHQERYLQKSGGSSNFTKAFYLPTKADMFVFQLRSWVNQYSVDPFLGKTLSPPLSKEDLLDRYHAHTEKCANCRTALANLQRLRVGVAALTVLVWALLPLLMFIYDQKDIFTISLLTLVVISGAGIWFGLGRLERRFYRGRLVPPRNLPEKN is encoded by the coding sequence ATGTCCAACAGCATTATCCAGTCAGAGGCATCTCCTCAAGTCCCATCTCCAACCATAACAACAGAAGCACTCCCCGCTGGTGGACTCGACCCAGAACGCTTTGATTGGCAAGAGGTTTGGTATCCTGTCCATTATGTAGAAGATTTAGACAAATCCCAGCCGACTCGCTTCACTTTGCTAGAACGGGATCTTGTTTTGTGGTGGGATAATAAACAGCAGATGTGGCGAGCATTTTTAGACCAATGCCCCCATCGGTTAGCGCCACTATCGGAAGGCAGAATTAACGAAGATGGATTGTTAGAATGTCCTTATCATGGTTGGGCTTTTTCAGGAACGGGAAAATGTTCAATTATTCCCCAGCAGGTTGAAGGAGGAAAAGCGGAAGTTTCTCAACGTGCTTGTGTGGCTTCATTCCCGACCACAGTTCGCCAAGGAATGTTGTTTGTTTATCCTGGTACTGCGGAAAATGCAGCTAAAACCAAGGTTCCCATTGTTGACATTTTAGACGAAGAACCGGACGGCTGGATTTGCCTGAATACTTTTCGAGATATCCCCTATGATGCTTTGACGTTGATGGAAAACGTCCTTGATTCCAGTCACATTCCTTACACCCATCACCGTACCGTCGGCAACCGAGCGAATGTATCTCCTGTGGAATTGGAAGTTGTAGAATCTGGAAAATGGGGATTTAAAGGAGTTTGGGAACAAGGACCCCGCAAAGGTACTTTAGGAAAACAATATACTACTTTTATTGCCCCTGGTTTAATGTGGCATGACTTGACTTCTAAACAGTTTGGTAGGACTTTAACGGTGGTTTATGCCACTCCTATACGCAAGGGAGAATGTCGATTATTTGCGATTTTTCCTTTCAAGTTCTCTTCCAAAATACCAGGACTGTTTTTGCAGTTGACTCCGCGCTGGTATTCACATCTTGGACAAAATAGCGTTTTAGAAGATGACCAAATTTTCTTGCACCATCAAGAACGGTATTTACAAAAAAGTGGTGGTAGTAGCAATTTTACTAAGGCGTTTTATTTGCCAACTAAGGCAGATATGTTTGTCTTTCAGTTGCGTTCTTGGGTGAATCAATATAGTGTTGATCCTTTTTTGGGCAAGACTTTATCACCGCCATTATCGAAGGAAGATTTATTAGACAGATACCACGCCCACACAGAAAAATGTGCTAATTGCCGGACTGCGCTGGCTAATTTGCAACGGTTACGAGTGGGAGTTGCTGCGCTGACTGTGTTGGTTTGGGCGTTGCTTCCCTTGCTGATGTTTATTTATGATCAGAAGGATATTTTCACTATTAGTCTTCTTACATTAGTTGTGATCAGCGGTGCTGGGATTTGGTTTGGTTTGGGTAGGTTAGAACGGCGATTTTACCGAGGACGCTTAGTTCCACCGAGAAATCTGCCTGAGAAAAACTAG
- a CDS encoding PAP/fibrillin family protein gives MVVDTGKCAAAKAALRQALAACGGNTKDKNVIAAIENLQSLNPTTAPAHSGSLMDSEWLLISAPNFPQGEKLADGRYAYTLGRLAFNMFQPTKLKVVIDRVFQPVFPLGNGELRTHDIVVEFTTIDESVPQISGIVRNQGICQSVSDTVLQVQFTGGILKPQSPTKMEEWRVVFGEQGKPEKRSWQDILMSGFLRLMFGLVPPQTMNPQTGEISFMMNRSPKGRLEILYLDEELRITRGEKGTVLVCERP, from the coding sequence ATGGTAGTAGATACAGGAAAATGTGCAGCAGCTAAAGCAGCTTTGCGTCAAGCCCTGGCTGCTTGCGGTGGCAATACCAAGGACAAAAATGTAATTGCAGCAATTGAAAATCTCCAATCTCTCAACCCAACGACAGCACCAGCCCACAGTGGGAGTTTAATGGATAGTGAATGGTTGTTGATCAGTGCGCCGAATTTTCCTCAAGGTGAAAAACTTGCAGATGGCAGATATGCCTATACCTTGGGTCGTCTGGCTTTTAATATGTTTCAACCAACAAAACTAAAAGTTGTGATTGACCGCGTTTTTCAACCTGTGTTTCCATTAGGAAATGGAGAACTGCGAACTCATGATATTGTTGTTGAATTTACGACTATTGATGAATCTGTTCCTCAAATATCTGGGATTGTTCGCAACCAAGGAATTTGTCAATCTGTAAGTGATACGGTGCTGCAAGTGCAATTTACGGGAGGAATTTTAAAACCGCAATCTCCAACCAAAATGGAGGAGTGGAGGGTGGTTTTCGGTGAGCAAGGTAAGCCGGAAAAAAGAAGTTGGCAAGATATTTTGATGTCTGGTTTTTTGAGGTTGATGTTTGGTTTAGTTCCTCCGCAAACTATGAACCCTCAAACTGGAGAAATTTCGTTTATGATGAATCGTTCTCCCAAAGGACGTTTGGAAATCCTTTATCTAGATGAGGAATTGCGGATTACTCGTGGAGAAAAGGGAACTGTTTTAGTTTGTGAGCGACCATGA
- a CDS encoding OB-fold nucleic acid binding domain-containing protein, with amino-acid sequence MVKIISRQYLGQANVYDLGVEQDHNFAIKNGLIASNCFNKSHSTAYGYVTYQTAYLKANYPLEYMAALLTANSGDTDKVQKYLNNCTTMGIEIDPPDINRSGLDFTPAEDKILFGFSAVRNVGQNAIAGILEAREEGGEFKSLGDFCDRIDLRAVNRRTLESLIQCGAFDKIEPNRQQLIRDLELVYDWAQSRAKDRASGQGNLFDFMGGGLTSNNQQPAKNAFESAPKAEATLDFPPQEKLRMEKELLGFYVSAHPLKNIKQSSSLLAPINLAQLGEQKDNTMLCAVVMLNNVKKVVTKKGDPMAILQIEDLTAALEAIVFPKNYERVSSLLQVDARLIIWGKVDKRDDQTQFIVEDAEQVEKVQMVVVELNPQEAGTIDVQHRLRSILKEQSGDKDKAKVPVIGIVQAGNSRQLVRFGKQFWVQDSFSAVQSLKNARFPAHVKQLTDNS; translated from the coding sequence ATGGTTAAAATAATTTCACGTCAATACTTAGGTCAAGCCAATGTTTATGATCTTGGGGTTGAACAAGACCATAATTTTGCGATTAAAAATGGTTTAATTGCCTCTAATTGTTTCAATAAATCCCATTCTACTGCCTACGGTTATGTCACTTATCAAACGGCATATTTAAAAGCCAATTATCCATTAGAATATATGGCGGCGCTGTTAACAGCTAACAGTGGTGACACAGACAAAGTGCAGAAATATCTGAACAACTGCACAACTATGGGGATTGAAATTGATCCACCAGATATTAATCGTTCAGGGTTAGATTTTACCCCAGCAGAAGACAAAATTTTATTTGGATTTTCGGCGGTGCGAAATGTGGGACAAAATGCGATCGCTGGGATTTTAGAAGCGAGAGAAGAGGGAGGAGAATTTAAATCCCTGGGTGATTTTTGCGATCGCATTGATTTACGTGCTGTTAACCGTCGGACTTTAGAATCACTAATTCAATGTGGAGCATTTGACAAAATTGAACCCAACCGCCAACAATTAATTAGAGATTTAGAATTAGTCTATGATTGGGCGCAATCCCGCGCTAAAGATAGAGCTAGTGGACAGGGAAATCTCTTTGATTTCATGGGTGGTGGACTTACAAGTAATAATCAACAACCAGCTAAAAATGCTTTTGAATCTGCTCCCAAAGCTGAAGCAACTTTAGATTTTCCCCCCCAGGAAAAGTTGCGGATGGAAAAAGAATTATTAGGCTTTTATGTATCTGCACACCCACTGAAAAATATTAAACAATCATCATCTCTTCTTGCTCCCATTAACTTAGCACAGTTAGGAGAACAGAAAGATAATACCATGCTTTGTGCAGTTGTGATGCTGAATAACGTCAAAAAAGTGGTGACTAAAAAAGGTGATCCAATGGCAATTTTGCAAATAGAAGATTTAACAGCAGCATTAGAAGCAATTGTCTTTCCTAAAAATTATGAAAGAGTTAGTTCACTATTACAAGTTGATGCTAGATTAATCATTTGGGGAAAAGTAGACAAACGGGATGATCAAACTCAATTTATCGTTGAAGATGCAGAACAAGTTGAAAAAGTCCAGATGGTAGTAGTGGAATTAAATCCACAGGAAGCTGGTACTATCGATGTACAACATCGCCTCAGATCAATTTTGAAGGAACAATCAGGAGATAAAGATAAAGCCAAAGTCCCAGTAATTGGTATTGTACAAGCCGGAAACTCTCGTCAACTCGTGCGTTTTGGCAAGCAATTTTGGGTACAAGATTCTTTTTCAGCTGTGCAGTCTCTAAAAAATGCTCGATTCCCTGCTCATGTCAAACAACTGACGGATAATTCGTAA
- a CDS encoding DUF6464 family protein, with protein MLKTIVLIIIGFLPSLWSLWVIRKTQQRTRTRSRQIAHNYSQIQQYIRPVEGDRYYLEGVGYLVGDISCKFNARSGYVRCAVNPSGPCQDCRHYEQRDLATSEKQI; from the coding sequence ATGTTAAAAACAATAGTGTTGATAATCATTGGTTTTTTACCGTCTCTATGGTCTTTGTGGGTGATTCGCAAAACCCAGCAGCGGACACGCACACGCAGCAGACAAATAGCTCACAACTATTCCCAGATCCAACAATATATTAGACCTGTTGAGGGCGATCGCTATTATCTAGAAGGTGTAGGTTATTTGGTAGGTGATATTAGTTGTAAATTTAATGCTCGATCTGGTTACGTCCGTTGTGCTGTCAATCCCAGCGGCCCTTGTCAGGACTGCCGTCACTATGAACAAAGAGACTTAGCTACTAGCGAAAAGCAAATTTAA
- a CDS encoding NADAR family protein, with protein sequence MTIYFYHTRDQYACFSNFSPHGFMLDDLYWFTSEHYFQAQKFIGTHHLEAIRLVKTPRDAAKMGRQRTRPLRSDWEQVKDDIMRKAVLCKFSTHVDIKEILLSTGNEEIVENSPIDYYWGCGYDGSGKNMLGKILMEVREIIRLN encoded by the coding sequence ATGACAATCTACTTTTATCATACTCGTGATCAATATGCTTGCTTTTCTAACTTTTCACCACATGGATTTATGTTAGATGATTTGTACTGGTTTACAAGTGAACATTACTTTCAAGCACAAAAATTTATTGGTACACATCATTTAGAAGCGATTCGACTTGTTAAAACTCCCAGAGACGCTGCAAAAATGGGTAGACAAAGAACTCGTCCTCTGCGTTCAGATTGGGAACAAGTTAAAGATGATATTATGAGAAAAGCAGTGCTATGTAAATTCTCTACCCATGTAGATATTAAGGAAATTTTGTTGTCTACAGGAAATGAGGAAATAGTAGAAAATTCACCAATAGATTATTATTGGGGTTGTGGATATGATGGTAGTGGTAAAAATATGCTGGGCAAAATTTTAATGGAAGTACGGGAAATAATCCGACTTAACTAA
- a CDS encoding HAD family hydrolase: protein MLTAILFDLDGTIVNTDPIHYQAWREMLLSCSIEIDETFYKSRISGRLNPEIVKDILPHLSLAAGQKFADEKEALFRQRASHLRPLDGFSELLAWTQTHQIQRALVTNAPRLNAEFMLEVLGIKEVFHTIVLADDCLAGKPDPEPYKVALNKLGITAEQAIALEDSPSGIRAAVAADICTIGIASTHDPQVLEEVGTFMAIPDFTDLRLWTLLNSFIEANVGELSSTI from the coding sequence ATGCTGACAGCAATTCTCTTTGATCTAGATGGCACTATTGTAAATACTGACCCCATACACTACCAAGCTTGGAGAGAAATGCTGTTAAGTTGCAGCATAGAAATTGATGAAACTTTCTACAAATCCCGGATTAGTGGGAGACTAAACCCAGAAATTGTTAAAGATATTCTACCGCATTTATCATTAGCAGCAGGTCAAAAATTTGCCGATGAGAAAGAAGCCCTTTTCCGTCAACGTGCTTCACATTTGCGACCCCTGGACGGTTTTTCTGAACTGTTAGCATGGACTCAAACACATCAAATACAACGCGCATTAGTTACTAATGCCCCCAGGTTAAATGCAGAATTTATGCTGGAAGTTCTAGGAATTAAAGAAGTTTTCCATACCATTGTTTTAGCAGATGACTGTCTAGCAGGTAAACCCGATCCTGAACCCTACAAAGTTGCTCTTAATAAGTTAGGAATTACAGCAGAACAAGCTATTGCTTTAGAAGATTCTCCTTCTGGTATTCGTGCTGCTGTTGCTGCTGATATCTGTACTATTGGGATTGCCTCTACCCATGATCCCCAAGTCTTAGAAGAGGTTGGTACATTCATGGCCATTCCTGATTTTACTGATTTACGTTTATGGACTTTGCTAAATTCCTTTATAGAAGCAAATGTGGGTGAGTTATCATCTACTATTTGA
- a CDS encoding glucosamine-6-phosphate deaminase codes for MPAATTSFHVDDLLVQIYNSETEMAQDVAEIAQKYLYNLLQAQDTIALLLATGNSQLKFLDALIALGEIDWSRITLFHLDEYLGINADHPASFRRYLRERVEKRVFPQQFHYIQGDALEPVAECDRYTKLLKAQPIDLCLLGVGENGHLAFNDPAVADFEDAASVKLVKLDQINRQQQVKTGYFSNLETVPQYAFTVTIPMICAAKKIICLAPETRKAKIVKEMLHGCITTNCPASILRKQPQASLFLDVNSAS; via the coding sequence ATGCCAGCTGCTACAACATCTTTTCATGTCGATGATCTCCTAGTGCAGATTTACAACTCTGAAACAGAAATGGCGCAGGATGTTGCCGAAATTGCACAGAAGTATTTATATAACCTGCTCCAAGCACAGGATACAATTGCTTTGTTATTAGCCACAGGAAATTCACAACTTAAATTTCTTGATGCTTTAATTGCTTTAGGTGAGATAGATTGGTCAAGGATAACCTTATTTCACCTTGATGAATATTTAGGAATTAATGCTGATCATCCTGCAAGTTTCCGGCGTTATTTGCGGGAGCGTGTAGAAAAACGGGTATTTCCACAGCAATTTCACTATATACAAGGGGATGCTTTAGAACCTGTTGCGGAGTGCGATCGCTATACCAAACTATTAAAAGCTCAACCGATTGATCTATGTCTTCTTGGTGTAGGAGAAAATGGACATTTAGCCTTTAATGATCCCGCTGTAGCAGATTTTGAAGATGCGGCTAGTGTCAAATTAGTGAAACTAGATCAAATCAACCGTCAGCAACAAGTCAAAACAGGATATTTTTCCAACTTAGAAACCGTTCCTCAATACGCCTTTACTGTGACTATTCCCATGATTTGTGCAGCTAAAAAAATTATCTGCCTAGCACCCGAAACACGCAAAGCCAAAATAGTAAAAGAGATGTTACACGGGTGTATTACTACAAATTGCCCAGCTTCAATTTTACGAAAACAACCACAAGCAAGCTTATTTTTAGATGTAAATTCTGCTAGTTAA
- a CDS encoding ATP-binding cassette domain-containing protein, with protein MVTKKKRKHWELLWQLIRYQPKLYILDSICWILITGLPALPGLIIREFFNRLTNEAQLGLSPLALIALLLVLNLGHIAVIFAGRVTKTQHRFLMRSLLRHNLLDRLFKNPTAQPMVVNQEAETTVSQGEIISYFRDDAEQIEDNIAWISELSGEAIFGIFCIGFLLSINVQMTLFVFLPLVAMVAIIQRAETRIKKYRKASRQATEKVTGILGEIFGSVQAIKVAGAEKNVLDYFRTLNDQRRQTMIKDSLFNAILNSSFQNMVNLGTGIILLLASQLMKSDVNQLTVGDFALFVYNLSFVTSFFTSVGGFMALSKHTEVSFDRMASLLSGASAYTLVAPNQLYLNDLNGSQKDLPAIEQPLRNERYNLQSLRVSHLTYIYPGTNQGITDISFEIQRGSLTVITGQIGSGKTTLLRLLLGLLPKQSGEISWNGNIVENPATFFVPPRSAYTPQIPQLFSYSLRENILLGLSKDDSDIETALNMAVFEQDLATMNESLETLVGSKGVRLSGGQMQRVAAARMFVRQPELMVFDDLSSALDVETELALWSRIFVNTEQGENPWTPTCLVVSHRPSVLRRSDQIIVMKAGRVEAQGKFEEIFSHDTTLPGSYMSSVR; from the coding sequence ATGGTGACAAAAAAAAAGCGCAAACATTGGGAATTATTATGGCAACTTATTCGCTACCAACCAAAACTATACATCCTTGATAGTATCTGCTGGATTTTAATTACGGGTTTGCCAGCCCTACCTGGATTAATTATCCGGGAATTTTTCAATCGTTTAACAAACGAGGCACAATTAGGATTATCACCTCTAGCTTTAATTGCATTATTACTAGTCTTGAATTTAGGACATATTGCAGTTATATTTGCGGGGCGAGTTACCAAAACCCAACACCGTTTTTTGATGCGATCATTACTGCGACATAATTTGTTAGACCGCCTATTTAAAAATCCCACAGCACAGCCAATGGTTGTTAATCAAGAGGCGGAAACCACTGTATCTCAGGGGGAAATTATTAGCTATTTTCGTGATGATGCCGAACAAATAGAAGACAACATTGCATGGATATCAGAACTCTCAGGAGAAGCAATATTTGGTATTTTTTGTATAGGGTTTTTATTGAGTATAAACGTGCAGATGACGCTGTTTGTGTTTCTGCCCTTAGTAGCAATGGTAGCAATTATTCAACGAGCCGAAACTCGGATTAAAAAGTATAGAAAAGCCAGCCGCCAAGCTACCGAAAAAGTCACAGGAATTTTAGGGGAAATATTTGGTTCAGTGCAAGCGATTAAAGTAGCTGGCGCAGAAAAAAATGTGCTGGATTATTTTCGCACTTTAAATGACCAACGCCGCCAGACAATGATTAAGGATAGCCTGTTTAATGCTATTCTCAATTCTTCGTTTCAAAATATGGTGAATCTAGGAACAGGGATAATTTTGCTCCTGGCTTCTCAATTAATGAAGAGTGATGTTAATCAGTTAACAGTAGGGGACTTTGCTTTATTTGTTTATAACCTATCATTTGTGACTAGCTTTTTTACTTCTGTTGGGGGTTTCATGGCATTATCAAAACACACAGAAGTGTCTTTTGATCGGATGGCTAGTTTACTATCTGGTGCATCGGCTTATACATTAGTAGCCCCCAATCAACTTTATCTAAATGACCTGAATGGTAGCCAGAAAGATTTACCAGCAATAGAACAACCTTTGAGGAATGAGAGATATAATCTTCAATCTTTGAGAGTTTCTCATCTAACTTATATTTATCCTGGTACAAACCAAGGAATTACAGATATTAGCTTTGAAATTCAGCGCGGTAGTTTGACTGTAATTACTGGTCAGATTGGTTCTGGAAAAACTACATTACTGCGGCTGTTATTAGGATTATTACCTAAACAAAGTGGGGAAATTTCCTGGAATGGAAATATTGTGGAAAATCCCGCTACTTTCTTTGTTCCCCCACGCAGTGCTTATACTCCTCAAATTCCCCAACTTTTTAGTTATTCCTTGCGGGAAAATATTTTATTAGGATTATCTAAGGATGATTCTGACATCGAAACAGCTTTAAACATGGCTGTATTTGAGCAAGATTTAGCAACTATGAATGAAAGTCTAGAAACTTTAGTTGGTTCTAAAGGTGTGCGGCTTTCTGGTGGACAAATGCAACGAGTAGCAGCCGCCCGGATGTTTGTTCGTCAACCGGAATTAATGGTATTTGATGACCTTTCCAGCGCCTTGGATGTGGAGACAGAATTGGCGTTGTGGTCGCGGATATTTGTGAATACAGAACAGGGAGAAAATCCTTGGACACCAACTTGTCTTGTGGTTTCTCATCGTCCTTCTGTGTTGCGTCGCTCTGACCAGATTATTGTCATGAAAGCAGGTAGAGTAGAAGCGCAAGGGAAGTTTGAAGAAATCTTTAGCCATGATACCACGCTTCCAGGAAGCTATATGTCATCTGTTAGGTGA
- a CDS encoding ABC transporter ATP-binding protein, with amino-acid sequence MKIGLQQYWNLLVEYLKPQKGRVLKFAIALLASIGLKLVNPQILRYFIDTAVAGGSGQNLLISALLFLGVALVTQLITIAATYYGENVAWRATNALRADLVEHCLKLDLSFHKFSTPGELLERVDGDVHTLSQFFSKFTVYILGNLLLMSGVIVVLFAEDWRAGLAIAFFSLTALSTLIRLRSIAVPYWQTYRQISADFFGFVGEQLAGMEDVRANGAKSYVMQRFHKILQGWLPIFHKARFASTILWGTTNGIFTLGTAIALSVGAYLWSQNIITIGTVYILYYYTNLLSEPIEQIRNQFEELQQAEASIYRIQDLLQVKSQLSAGGEQRLPQGALSVTFDHLWFSYNDRKSGEGDLVLQDISFHLPAGQLLGLLGRTGSGKSSLARLLLRLYDPKSGSIHLGGLPINQTYSTDLPQKIGLVTQDVQLFQTTVRNNLTFFNQDISDERIYETLEILGLSEWLHSLPQGLDTNLGPDSSGLSAGQAQLLAFTRVFLKDPGLVILDEASSRLDPITEKLIETAVDKLLTGRTGIIIAHRLATVQKANQILILEQGRISEYGQREELIKNPKSRFAQLLQTGCSDLLI; translated from the coding sequence ATGAAAATCGGACTACAGCAATACTGGAACTTACTTGTAGAATATCTCAAACCCCAAAAAGGAAGGGTTTTAAAATTTGCGATCGCGCTCCTGGCCAGCATCGGATTAAAATTAGTCAATCCCCAAATTCTGCGTTACTTCATTGATACGGCTGTTGCTGGTGGTTCAGGGCAGAACTTACTCATATCCGCCTTACTATTTTTAGGTGTAGCTTTAGTCACCCAACTGATCACAATTGCTGCTACCTACTACGGTGAAAACGTCGCCTGGAGAGCCACCAACGCCTTACGCGCTGACTTAGTTGAACATTGCTTAAAACTAGATTTATCCTTTCATAAATTCTCGACACCTGGTGAATTACTAGAGAGAGTAGACGGTGATGTTCACACTCTGTCGCAATTCTTCTCCAAATTCACCGTTTACATCTTGGGCAATTTGCTGTTGATGTCAGGTGTGATTGTAGTTCTATTTGCCGAAGATTGGCGTGCTGGTTTGGCGATCGCATTTTTTAGCCTAACAGCATTATCTACTTTAATCCGTCTACGTTCCATAGCCGTACCTTATTGGCAAACTTATCGCCAAATTAGTGCTGATTTTTTCGGTTTCGTAGGTGAACAACTCGCCGGTATGGAAGACGTGCGAGCGAATGGAGCTAAAAGCTATGTGATGCAACGCTTCCACAAAATTTTGCAAGGCTGGCTACCCATCTTTCATAAAGCCCGCTTTGCCAGTACAATTCTGTGGGGTACAACGAACGGTATTTTTACTTTAGGAACTGCGATCGCTTTAAGCGTCGGTGCTTACCTTTGGAGTCAGAATATTATCACTATCGGTACGGTATATATACTTTACTACTACACCAACTTACTCAGCGAACCAATTGAGCAAATTCGCAACCAATTTGAAGAACTCCAACAAGCAGAAGCCAGTATTTACCGCATTCAAGATTTACTGCAAGTAAAATCCCAACTCAGTGCAGGAGGCGAACAACGACTTCCTCAAGGCGCACTCTCCGTAACCTTTGATCACCTTTGGTTTAGCTACAATGATCGGAAATCGGGAGAAGGTGATTTGGTACTGCAAGACATATCCTTTCATTTACCTGCTGGACAACTATTAGGTTTATTAGGACGGACAGGTAGCGGTAAATCTTCTCTCGCGCGCTTATTACTGAGATTGTATGACCCAAAATCAGGCTCAATTCACTTGGGAGGCTTACCAATTAACCAGACTTACTCAACAGATTTACCCCAAAAAATCGGATTAGTCACCCAGGATGTACAACTGTTTCAAACAACAGTGCGTAATAACCTGACCTTTTTTAACCAGGACATTAGCGACGAACGCATCTATGAAACCTTAGAAATATTAGGATTATCAGAATGGTTGCATTCATTACCTCAAGGCTTAGATACAAACTTGGGACCAGATAGTAGCGGATTATCTGCCGGACAAGCGCAGTTACTCGCATTTACGCGCGTGTTTCTCAAAGATCCTGGTTTAGTGATATTAGATGAAGCCTCTTCACGCCTCGATCCCATTACCGAAAAACTGATTGAAACAGCAGTTGATAAATTACTAACTGGACGTACAGGCATAATTATTGCCCATCGTTTAGCCACCGTACAAAAAGCAAATCAAATCTTAATTTTAGAACAAGGTCGAATTAGTGAATATGGTCAACGCGAAGAATTAATTAAAAATCCCAAATCGCGTTTTGCCCAGTTATTACAAACTGGCTGCTCCGATTTATTAATCTAA